A DNA window from Castanea sativa cultivar Marrone di Chiusa Pesio chromosome 7, ASM4071231v1 contains the following coding sequences:
- the LOC142642006 gene encoding uncharacterized protein LOC142642006: MENLTSLIHLFVTIFLSGFAMFMGVPAITDVTMLAICPGQDECSLAIYLTGCQQAIIGLGAMIITPLIGNLSDEYGRKALLTLPMTVSIIPLVILAYSMETNFFYAYFVIRTLTAMVSEGSINCLALAYVADKIPDVNRASAFGILGGIASAAFVCGTLAARFLSTTSTFQVAAFMSILAAVYMRIFLKESLPNGDDIRQPILKAEQDVIRSDSDLENTRQVFKRIPSVGDLIFLTKNSVPFSQAALVSFFNSLAEGGLIASLLYFLKARFHFSKNQYADLLLILGVAGTISQLFFMPMLAPIIGEEKLLSIGLLMGCANMFVNSIAWSAWVPYATPVFSIFTILVQPSIRSIASKQVGPLEQGKAQGCISGISSFANIISPLMFSPLTALFLSEGAPFNFPGFSIMCAGFTMMIAFIQSIMIKGVPSSHKTGNNHSLEA; the protein is encoded by the exons atggagAACTTAACATCTTTGATCCACCTCTTTGTGACAATTTTCCTATCAGGCTTTGCGATGTTCATGGGGGTTCCTGCCATTACTGATGTAACCATGTTGGCAATTTGCCCTGGTCAAGATGAGTGCTCGCTAGCCATTTACCTCACTGGTTGTCAACAAGCG ATCATAGGATTGGGAGCAATGATAATTACACCGCTAATTGGGAATCTATCGGACGAGTATGGGAGAAAAGCCTTGCTCACTCTCCCCATGACTGTCTCCATTATTCCACTAG TAATATTAGCATACAGCATGGAGACCAACTTCTTTTATGCATACTTCGTGATCAGGACTCTCACTGCTATGGTTTCCGAAGGCAGCATCAATTGCCTTGCTCTAGCTTACGTG GCAGATAAAATTCCAGATGTCAATCGAGCATCAGCATTTGGAATTCTAGGAGGGATAGCTTCAGCTGCATTTGTATGTGGAACCTTAGCAGCTCGTTTTCTCTCCACTACTTCAACATTTCAG gTTGCGGCATTCATGTCAATCCTTGCAGCTGTTTACATGAGAATTTTTCTTAAGGAAAGCTTACCCAATGGGGATGATATAAGGCAACCAATCTTGAAGGCAGAACAGGATGTTATTAGAAGTGATAGTGATTTGGAAAATACAAGGCAAGTCTTTAAGAGGATTCCATCAGTGGGGGATCTGATTTTCTTGACAAAGAACAG TGTGCCATTTTCACAAGCAGCACTTGTTTCATTCTTCAATAGCCTTGCAGAGGGTGGGCTGATAGCTTCGCTATTG TACTTCTTAAAGGCCCGTTTCCACTTCAGCAAAAACCAGTATGCTGATCTACTGCTAATTTTGGGGGTTGCAGGGACTATTTCACAA CTGTTTTTCATGCCCATGTTGGCACCTATAATTGGAGAGGAGAAGTTGCTTTCCATTGGCCTCTTAATGGGCTGTGCAAAT ATGTTTGTCAACAGCATCGCATGGTCAGCTTGG GTTCCTTATGCTACTCCTGTGTTTTCAATCTTTACTATTTTAGTGCAACCAAGT ATTCGGAGCATTGCATCGAAGCAAGTTGGGCCTCTTGAGCAG GGAAAGGCTCAAGGATGCATTTCAGGCATAAGTTCCTTTGCCAACattatttctccattaatgtttAGTCCTCTAACAG CTTTATTCCTGTCTGAAGGAGCACCATTTAATTTCCCTGGTTTCAGCATTATGTGTGCCGGGTTTACCATG ATGATTGCCTTCATTCAGAGTATTATGATAAAGGGAGTTCCTTCAAGTCACAAAACTGGCAATAACCACAGCCTGGAGGCCTAG